ccccagttaacataacataactgtAGCCTGCCGAATTAGTGTAGTCATGCACAGTGAACAGTACGTGTGATATAATGTGCAGCTATAGTAGTCGtcgtattgtgattcatctgtcattaatagccgacccctccccccccccccccttttacgtAAAGAtgcctacagcgccatctattggtaaaaaaTGTTCGCAAATTTTTTGTTCCGTGACGTTTCAATATGCAGCGAAAATTTGACATCTACAGAGTTTCGATATTGGAACTTAAATTATGGACACCATGCATGGCGGTGCgttagaaacagcgtgctgcaatcgagtttcgaattcgaagagttcgtccacacatggagcaccgtctCAATCACCAagacaatgctagaccacacaaGAGCACTGAGACATCTACAACGATCTGACGCCTTGagttcaccgtcatcgatcatcctgTATAAAGTCCCGACTTTGCGCTATCCGATTttgatctgtttccaaaacttaagaaaCTTCTTCGACGACGTAACTTTGGTAGTGAtagagcggtgcaagcagaggtgaggttgtggctccgtcaaaaaagtcaaacattataCAGTTACGGAATCAACGAACCGGTCTCTCATTGGAAGAAATGTGtgtcgtcgccagggtgactacgttgagaaataaatatgtagatatgaataataaagatgtagaatgttaataacgtttcttttatttgaaaagttctagcagttttcacataaaacattcgaaggcattacttttcagcacgctctcgtacaaTATCACTGAATCACAATTGGAATCAGTGAACTCATACAATTACCTGCATTTAACCATTTCTAGGGATATGTAATGATGACATAAGCTCAGTTGTAGGTAAGGAAGGAGGCAGATTTAACTGCAGAATGAAAGCGTTTCATTTTAAACTGTCATTGTACCCGCAAAGAGAAATAATTCTGCAATctatgaactgaatgaaaggcaATTTTATCAAAACTAGACTTATTCATCTTCATGGAGTTACCGCGATCGTTACTTATAAAAATGTGTCCAGATTTAGTCTCCAGGTAGCTTACCTTTATTTCCATATGACTGTTTTATGGCGAACTGCCCATCTTCACAtctattataaaaaaatattttgtaattaaaattggttcaaattacaaatggttcaaaatttaAGTTCGGAAAGCTCCTACATTCTTAAGAAATTAGTTATAAGTTTCTGCAACGTACCTTATGTtatagttacagagtaacctgtagAGTGTGGGActgaaatttcattttcataacTAGCCGTAGACTAACCTGCTGCAgctttatactttttttttttaagaaacgttATTTGAGCAACACCTCAGCGCTGAAAAGCCTCCTCTATTTGTAGAGACTGGACTGAtgtaattcataacaaatgcttctaacataaaacactgttgttgtgtaatttaatagcattaaaatattttaaaagcatTTTGTAAAGCAATCATCAAAATTTCTTtgagatatttttatatgtattcCAGCACGCGAAACTTTTGTAGCGCTTGAAAGTGCCCTCTATGGATTGATATAATACTGAAAAGATGTTCCTAAATGTAACAAATGAAGCATTAATGacgacattattattataaaaGCTGTAAAAGATACTGTTGACATGTTTTAAAGCTTTTTTGaactttttaacaataataatttccTCATCGACGTTACATTTAGGAACCTTTTTATCAATTACATCAGTTCACAAAGGGCCCTTTCAAGCGCTACAAACTATGCATCTCTTGCTTCCCTagaggaaatattttaaaatttttttgataattgttttataaagttcttttaaaaatattgtaatgctATTAAATTCCACATCACTGTTTTATGTTATACGTAGGAACTTTTTTTAAGAACTATATCGCGCCCgctggtgtgggcgagcggttctaggcgcttcactctggaaccgcacgactgctacggtcgcaggttcaaatcctgccacgggcatggatgtgtgtcatgtccttaggttagttatgtttaagtagctctaagttctaggggactgatgacctcagatgttaagtcccataatgctcagagccatttgaaccatctgaattatgaaacttcctggcagattaaaactgtgtgccggaccgagactcgaactcgggatctttgcctttcgcgggcaaggtcccgagttggagtcgcagtccggcacacagttttaatctgccaggaagtttcatatcagcgcacactccgctgcagagtgaaaatctcattctcgaagcaTTTGAATTATATTAGCGCAGCAGATGTTTTGATAATTTGTTTATAAAGTTCATTTAAAATATGTTAATGCTATTAAATTCCACATCAGTGTTTAATGTTATACACAGGAACTTTTCTTACGAATTACATTAATGCTGTATATGTTGCACCAACGAGGCATCTTAAAAAAGTATATGACGCCTCAGTAGACTAGTGTATGGATAGTTATGACGGTGGACTTTCAATTCCATATTCGCCAGGTTACTCTGCACCTGTATCAGATGGTATGTACAACAAATTTCTATTATAAGTAATTTCTTAAGAACACTGAagcttgtttttcttttctttatgaaaGGCAGTAAtattgatgcattaagttgttctgaaagtgaTGCTGATATTccagacaataaaagcgggttaaaagctgtgagccatctggggaagttaaccttgcattactgagcaactgtttcaccaggtatccagtctagcttaccaaattcccaaccagactaacattaattattatcttttaatagtcatcttacgacaaccggtgatatatatatatatatatatatatatatatatatatatatatatatatatataaactctaccatctggtgagcaagatgtatgaaacaggcgaaataccctcagacttcaagaagaatataataattccagtcccaaagaaagcaggtgttgacagatgtgaaaattaccgaactatcagcttaataagtcacagccgcaaaatactaacacgaattctttacagacgaatggaaaaactagtagaagccaacctcggggaagatcagtttggattccgtagaaacactggaacacgtgaggcaatactgaccttacgacttatcttagaagaaagattaaggaaaggcaaacctacgtttctagcatttgtagacttagagaaagcttttgacagtgttgactggaatactctctttcaaattctgaaggtggcaggggtaaaatacagggagcgaaaggctatttacaatttgtacagaaaccagatggcagttataagagtcgagggacatgaaagggaagcagtggttgggaagggagtaagacagggttgtagcctctccccaatgttgttcaatctgtatattgagcaagcagtaatggaaacaaaagaaaaattcggggtaggtattaaaattcatggagaagaaataaaaactttgaggttcgccgatgacattgtaattgtgtcagagacagcaaaggacttggaagagcagttgaatggaatggacagtgtcctgaaaggaggatataagatgaacatcaacaaaagcaaaacaaggataatggaatgtagtctaattaagtcgggtgatgctgagggaattagattaggaaatgaggcacttaaagtagtaaaggagttttgctatttggggagcaaaataactgatgatggtcgaagtagagaggatataaaatgtaggctggcaatggcaaggaaagcgtttctgaagaagagaaatttgttaacatccagtattgatttaagtgtcaggaagtcatttctgaaagtattcgtatggagtgtagccatgtatggaagtgaaacatggacgataaatagtttggacaagaagagaatagaagctttcgaaatgtggtgctacagaagaatgctgaagattagatgggtagatcacataactaatgaggaagtattgaataggactggggagaagagaagtttgtggcacaacttgaccagaagaagggatcggttggtaggacatgttctgaggcatcaagggatcaccaatttagtattggagggcagcgtggagggtaaaaatcgtagagggagaccaagagatgaatacactaaccagattcagaaggatgtaggttgcagtaagtacggggagatgaaaaagcttgcacaggatagagtagcatggagagctgcatcaaaccagtctcaggactgaagaccacaacaacaacaacaacaacatatatatatatatatatatatatatatatatatatatatatatatatataaagagaatttaaataaacagaaataaatcggtttatatttggacatttattttagcattgatcattgttccgttaaaatttcagcatattaaacttgattcataactaaactggtgccttatttaggattgtgaaactgttagtttgtaatcttacggaacacatcaaatatggagccaagactgggagactgcattcataaaataacacatgaagaacgttgaaacatatgcaagaggaaattaaccacaaccaaccgattcaattttcacccaaagaagttacgttcgtagcgcaaccctgtccatcatgaaattaccacacactggtatactaaattcatactaactctctgtgaaatcttcccgaaaagaatagctgagggctactttgatgattacaccacatgcttcacgtggtcaacttggtttacacaaagagtgtaactccacaataattttgataattaaaataaattacatcgaaacgcaatttataaaagaaaaacctcgaactggttactatcgtcttactattaacctgatgggtcaaacaattgtataagcacgtggtactggtctcacaaagtacacccccgtgggttgaacataaataaaagttgctatattgaaaaatattgtcaagacgagacgttatatctcacgcacattcgcatttaagattgatgatcttagttagagttacggttcatcaacacgtggttccactttgctcacaaagtagtgacaaagcaacaactggaagatattctgaacttcacactctaattacactgcgttgcaatttaagataacataagatattttagatctaagcctgaaacaaaggtgattaaattttcagttaggctgtacttaagaaatccattgtcctacggacttagcagagaagcgcttagccggagatcttaccacttcagacactcgccgcagacagactggcgtgggcccctaacgagggtgcttcacagatacaaacggaagtgaccagagaggcagcttcctataccaacatgacaagggatggacaggaccatactaagaatagaaacctctttgcttttagaaagcatagctacctgttccgacgttggtcctactgttctctagcagacaggcttgtctgctaccatcaagcatgcaagtagaaatacatttgctcattcatcctttcacacagaagggaaggaggatgacagtatcttatcatacacagtatataaaagaaagcggatgtaggttctttatgagactgtgtgacatgaattacatataaactgtgttttaaagtgtagtagtgtgacagatcgttcttgttgatgtgtaaaagtaacacgttccactgctcagtctcctcccagatagagtcagacacaccacagtaaatttagaagtggatgtATAccgcaaatgacaacagatttaagaaattaacatgaaaggaatccaacagagacctttcaaggcaGCATACATAGATAGTGGATCTAGAACTGAAACTTGTGGCACTCCATAATTGCGTTTTTTCCCCCCAGTCAAGAAGTCTTCCTTGTTCGCAGGAGCTGCACTGGCAGAAGTATCAGCAGCCGGAGATCTCGTACAACTTCTTGATCGACAGCAGCGGCAATATCTACGAGGGTCGGGGCTGGAACGGCACGAACACCAGTAGTAGTTTCGTGCAGAGCTGCAAAGTGGAGGTGGCGCTAATCGGCAACTACGCGGAGCACAACGTGACGAGGCAGATGTCGTCGGCTCTGCGCTGGCTGCTGGACGAGGGCGTGAGGTCGGGCATGCTGGCGGCCGAGTACCGCCTGCTGGCGCACAACCAGCTCAAGAAAACGCTGAGCCCGGGCCGCTGGGCGCTGATGGAGATCGCCGACTGGCCGCACCGGTGCCGGTGGTACTGCTACCGGGGCGTCCACTGCATCCGTCCAGCCGACGGCGACGACAGCTCCGGCCAGTAGATCTGCTTGTTCAGCAATCCAATCTTGTCATCACGAAATATCATTATGTAACACAGTTGACAAcaaacatgtaaataaatgtaaactttcCTAGTAAATACGCTCTCtacattcttctttcttcttcttgtttcgcttacgccatagtcccacagcgatcgcagggtcggcgtggtgaGAACGGATTTCGCAAGGTaagttttaggggtggccggatgcccttcctgctgccaccgcGAACCctcagggatggaatcagtgtaccccagctggctgcatctagtgtaaatcgtgaaatagtgcgaacgtgttccatatgtctgcgacgcgtgtaactgaggcggaacgtggggaccagccaggtattcacctagcgggatgtggaaaaccgcctaaaaaccacatccaggctggccggtacacggactctcgtcgttaatccgccgggcggattagatCCGGGGCCGCCGCGCCTgtacgagtccaggaagcagcgcagtagcgctctcggctaccctgacggGTCAAATACGCTCTCTACATTGTCCTGTCCGAAATCATCATAATCTCTGTAAAGAAAACATAAAACTGTatgtcaacaacaaacaaaaaccACCGTTTGCATTTCAGTTTCTGACTAAGGGCAAAGACGAACTGTTAAGTCGCTCTCCTTTGGTGCGCTGTCAACGGTGTGGAACTGGAACCACGTGGCTATGTGAGCCTCCAACACAGACGCAAgtgatggcagtgaagtggtgttcGTAAGTCATGGggcagcaatatgcacatatacgagagtcactgcaaaagaaatgcacactatttcttttaaatccatctttcattctacaatactggccattaaaattgctacaccacgaatatgacgtgctacagacacgaaatttaaccgacaggaagacgatgctgtgatatgcaaatgattagcttttcagagcattcacacaaggctggcgccggtggcgacacctacaacgtgctgagatgatgaaaatttccaaccgatttctcatacacaaacagcagttgaccgacgttgcctggggaaacgttgtgatgcctcgtgtaaggaggagaaatgcgtcccatcacgtttccgactttgataatggtcgaattgtagcctatcgcgattgcggtttatcgtatcgcgacattgctgctcgcgttggtcgagatccaatgactgatagcagaatatgaaatcggttggttcagaagggtaatacggaacgccgtgctggatcccagcggcctcgtatgactagcagtcgagatgacaggcatcttatccgcatggctgtaacagatcgtgcagccacgtctcgatctctgagacaacagatggtgacgtttgcaagacaacaaccatctgcatgaacagttggacgacgtttgcagcagcatggactatcagctcggagaccattgctgcggttacccttgacgctgcatcacagacaggagcgcctgcgatggtgtactcaatgacgaacctgggtgcaccaatgacaaaacgacattttttcggatgaatccgggttctgtttacagcatcatgatggtcgcatccgtatttggcgacgtcgcggtgaacgcacattggaagcgtgtattcgttatcgccatactggcgtatcacccgctgtgatggtatgggatgccattggttacacgtctcggtcacctcttgttcgcattgacggcactttggacagtggacgttagatttcagacgtgttacgacccatgactctacccctctttcgatccctgcgaaaccctacatttcagcaggataatgcacgaccgcatgttgcaggtccggtatgggcctttctggatacaaaaaatgttcgactgctgccctggccagcacattctccagatcgctcaccaattgaaaacgtctggtcaatggtggccgagcaactggttcgtcacaatactccagtcactactcttgatgaactgtggtatcgtgttgaagctgcatggaca
This DNA window, taken from Schistocerca piceifrons isolate TAMUIC-IGC-003096 chromosome 4, iqSchPice1.1, whole genome shotgun sequence, encodes the following:
- the LOC124796276 gene encoding peptidoglycan-recognition protein SC1a/b-like, which translates into the protein MRISEVVGGQDKHAETALAVVVQQDNGIRRRRPVWVAAVMLAASGIIILVILAGVLYFADFSSICGPDDAVEVSEDVSQAKYSSERHIEPHSSWSLRPQRQGLQLAHPTPYVVVKHTAGGRCFGLSDCTPVLQAIQELHWQKYQQPEISYNFLIDSSGNIYEGRGWNGTNTSSSFVQSCKVEVALIGNYAEHNVTRQMSSALRWLLDEGVRSGMLAAEYRLLAHNQLKKTLSPGRWALMEIADWPHRCRWYCYRGVHCIRPADGDDSSGQ